A single genomic interval of Anaerobacillus sp. CMMVII harbors:
- a CDS encoding DUF441 domain-containing protein encodes MVRPTKEGCILLISQATTFMLILLVIGIIAKNQSLMIAVVFLLLVKLIGFGDKAFPLIQQKGIQAGVTIITIAVLVPIITGQIGFKELFDSMKSMYAWIALGAGIFVAVIAASGIELLQTDPHITAALVLGTILAVALFNGVAVGPLIGAGIAYLAMRVVNFFSSIGP; translated from the coding sequence ATGGTTAGGCCTACCAAGGAAGGATGCATACTTTTGATTTCACAAGCAACAACTTTTATGCTAATTCTATTAGTCATTGGTATTATTGCAAAAAATCAATCATTAATGATTGCTGTTGTTTTTTTATTACTTGTAAAATTGATTGGTTTTGGTGACAAAGCTTTCCCTCTCATACAGCAAAAGGGGATACAAGCGGGTGTTACAATAATTACTATTGCGGTACTTGTACCGATTATTACTGGTCAAATAGGTTTTAAGGAACTCTTTGATTCAATGAAATCTATGTATGCTTGGATTGCATTAGGTGCAGGAATATTTGTTGCTGTTATAGCTGCAAGTGGGATTGAATTATTGCAAACAGATCCCCATATAACCGCAGCCCTAGTACTCGGAACGATTTTAGCAGTTGCACTTTTTAACGGTGTTGCAGTTGGTCCGTTAATAGGGGCGGGGATTGCCTATTTGGCAATGAGGGTTGTAAACTTTTTTAGTTCGATTGGTCCTTAG
- a CDS encoding ATP-binding protein, with product MINLINNAIMYTPKGGNIDISISENIENVMFTVKDTGIGINKEEIPRVFERFYRVDRARSRNSGGTGLGLAIVKHLVEAHHGEISVESEVGRGTNFTIRFKKRVNM from the coding sequence ATGATAAATTTAATCAATAATGCGATTATGTATACACCTAAAGGTGGAAATATCGATATTTCAATCTCCGAAAATATTGAAAATGTTATGTTTACAGTGAAAGATACGGGGATTGGGATAAACAAAGAAGAAATACCAAGAGTATTCGAGCGATTTTATCGAGTCGATCGAGCTAGGAGTCGCAATTCGGGTGGGACTGGATTAGGACTTGCCATTGTAAAACATTTAGTTGAAGCCCATCACGGTGAAATTAGCGTTGAAAGTGAAGTTGGCAGAGGAACTAACTTTACGATTCGATTTAAAAAGCGGGTTAACATGTAG
- the icd gene encoding NADP-dependent isocitrate dehydrogenase: protein MANGERITVQDGVLNVPNNPVIPFIEGDGIGPDIWAAASRVLDAAVEKAYNGEKKIVWKEILAGEKAFEQTGNWLPEETLDAVREYIIAIKGPLTTPIGGGFRSLNVALRQELDLYTCLRPVRYFNGVPSPVKRPEDTDMVIFRENTEDIYAGIEWQKGSPEVQKVIEFLQNEMGVKNIRFPETSGIGIKPVSEEGTQRLVRGAIEYAIKHGRKSVTLVHKGNIMKFTEGAFKNWGYELAEKEYGDKVFTWAQYDEIVEKEGQQAANQAQAEAEAEGKIIVKDTIADIFLQQILTRPREFDVVATMNLNGDYISDALAAQVGGIGIAPGANINYETGHAIFEATHGTAPKYAGLDKVNPSSVLLSGELMLRHLGWNEAADLVMAAMDSTIASKVVTYDFARLMEGATEVKCSEFADALINNMN, encoded by the coding sequence ATGGCAAATGGCGAAAGAATTACTGTACAAGATGGGGTTTTAAATGTTCCTAATAATCCGGTAATCCCTTTTATTGAGGGGGATGGTATCGGTCCTGATATTTGGGCTGCTGCTTCTCGAGTATTGGATGCTGCTGTTGAGAAAGCATACAATGGTGAAAAGAAAATTGTTTGGAAAGAAATCCTAGCAGGTGAAAAAGCTTTTGAACAAACAGGAAACTGGTTACCAGAAGAAACACTTGATGCTGTTCGTGAATATATCATCGCAATCAAAGGTCCTTTAACAACTCCTATTGGTGGGGGGTTCCGTTCCCTTAACGTTGCTCTTCGTCAAGAATTAGATTTATATACTTGCTTACGTCCTGTTCGTTATTTCAATGGTGTTCCTTCTCCAGTTAAGCGCCCTGAAGACACAGATATGGTAATTTTCCGTGAAAACACTGAAGATATCTATGCTGGAATTGAGTGGCAAAAAGGTTCTCCAGAAGTTCAAAAAGTAATCGAATTTTTGCAGAATGAAATGGGAGTTAAAAACATCCGTTTCCCTGAAACTTCTGGTATTGGGATTAAACCAGTATCTGAAGAAGGAACTCAACGTTTAGTACGTGGAGCAATTGAGTATGCGATTAAACATGGTCGTAAGAGTGTTACTCTAGTTCATAAAGGAAATATCATGAAGTTCACAGAAGGAGCTTTCAAAAACTGGGGTTATGAGTTAGCTGAAAAAGAGTACGGTGATAAAGTCTTCACTTGGGCTCAGTATGATGAAATTGTTGAAAAAGAAGGTCAACAAGCAGCTAACCAAGCACAGGCAGAAGCTGAAGCAGAAGGTAAAATTATCGTTAAAGATACAATTGCTGATATTTTCCTACAACAAATCTTAACTCGCCCGAGAGAGTTTGATGTAGTTGCTACAATGAACCTTAACGGGGATTACATTTCTGATGCTCTTGCTGCACAAGTTGGTGGAATTGGAATTGCTCCTGGTGCAAACATTAATTATGAAACAGGGCATGCGATCTTTGAAGCTACACATGGTACTGCTCCAAAATATGCTGGCTTAGATAAAGTTAATCCTTCATCAGTCCTATTATCTGGAGAATTAATGCTTCGTCACTTAGGATGGAATGAAGCCGCTGATTTAGTAATGGCTGCTATGGATTCGACTATTGCCTCAAAGGTAGTAACATATGATTTCGCTCGTTTAATGGAAGGTGCAACTGAAGTAAAATGCTCTGAATTTGCTGATGCACTAATCAATAACATGAACTAA
- a CDS encoding response regulator transcription factor produces MGQKLLVVDDEESIVTLLQFNLEKAGYEVETAMDGKTAYDKAKELTFDLIILDLMIPEMDGLEVCKQLRQNKISTPILMLTAKDDEFDKVLGLELGADDYMTKPFSPREVVARIRAILRRVGPTIEEKPVEIKTETSLKIGEVDILPENYEVLYKGNQLELTPKEFELLLYLATNKGRVLTRDQLLNAVWNYEFVGDTRIVDVHISHLREKIEPNTKKPIYIKTIRGLGYKLEEPVFHEQIPD; encoded by the coding sequence ATGGGTCAAAAACTATTAGTTGTCGACGATGAAGAATCGATTGTTACGCTGTTACAATTTAATTTAGAAAAAGCTGGTTATGAAGTTGAAACAGCAATGGATGGAAAAACAGCTTATGATAAAGCAAAAGAATTAACGTTCGATCTTATCATTTTAGATTTAATGATACCTGAAATGGATGGTTTAGAAGTTTGCAAACAGTTGAGGCAAAACAAAATTAGCACTCCAATTTTAATGCTTACAGCTAAAGACGATGAATTTGATAAAGTGTTAGGACTTGAACTAGGGGCGGACGATTATATGACTAAACCATTTAGTCCAAGAGAGGTTGTAGCAAGAATTCGAGCAATTCTTCGTCGTGTTGGCCCAACCATCGAAGAAAAACCAGTAGAGATAAAGACAGAAACATCTTTAAAAATTGGGGAAGTAGACATTTTACCAGAAAACTATGAAGTACTTTATAAAGGAAATCAACTTGAATTAACCCCAAAAGAATTTGAACTATTGTTGTACTTAGCAACGAATAAAGGTCGAGTCTTAACCAGAGACCAACTTCTAAACGCTGTTTGGAATTATGAATTTGTTGGAGATACACGAATTGTAGACGTACATATAAGTCATCTAAGGGAAAAAATAGAACCAAATACGAAAAAACCGATTTATATAAAGACGATACGTGGGTTAGGTTACAAATTGGAGGAGCCAGTGTTCCATGAGCAAATACCGGATTAG
- a CDS encoding histidine kinase dimerization/phospho-acceptor domain-containing protein, translated as MSKYRIRLTLSLLIAIFFVLAGLGLLLGQLFKEFYFEQLSERVSKEAKIVAISIHETGINHPELSVIVKEMGEQLAARVTVISVSGEVVAETNTDPERMENHLLRPEIIEVREKGEGRAIRFSDTVGADLLFYAVPLIENNVLSGYVRLGLPINVLDEVYKRIWALLLISFSIAFLVIIILSSRITNEMAKPIEDATIVANQLAKGNFKARASRGKNDETGQLSRSLNVLAQNLDEVTKTYQAQQERLETLIENMGSGLILINYKGEISIVNKTCRPIFQGEIDDCLHKVYHDVIPHKQIIKIVQEIFLTEKGQRKHIVLPIQLEMRHFDVYGAPIISSGGKERLKGIVLVFHDITELKRLEQMRKDFVANVSHELKTPVTSLKGFTETLLDGAAKDEEILYRFLKIIWEESERLQSLIQDLLDLSKIEQSQFQLNWQPVDLSIMADDCTLILSNKAEEKKYSLVKIVKGLESLKEIPYVLSKL; from the coding sequence ATGAGCAAATACCGGATTAGATTAACCCTATCATTATTAATCGCCATTTTTTTCGTGCTTGCTGGCCTAGGATTATTGTTGGGCCAGTTGTTTAAAGAATTTTACTTTGAGCAACTTAGTGAAAGAGTCTCAAAAGAAGCAAAAATTGTTGCTATCAGCATCCATGAAACAGGTATCAACCATCCTGAGCTCTCAGTGATTGTTAAGGAAATGGGTGAACAACTTGCTGCTAGAGTAACGGTCATCTCGGTTTCTGGAGAGGTTGTTGCAGAAACAAATACTGACCCAGAAAGAATGGAAAATCACCTACTAAGACCTGAGATCATTGAAGTAAGAGAAAAAGGTGAAGGTAGAGCAATTCGTTTTAGTGATACCGTTGGTGCAGACCTACTCTTTTATGCAGTTCCCCTGATTGAAAATAATGTATTATCTGGTTATGTACGCCTAGGGCTTCCAATTAACGTGCTAGATGAAGTCTATAAAAGAATATGGGCCTTACTTTTGATTAGTTTTTCAATTGCATTTCTTGTCATTATTATCCTTAGTTCTCGGATAACGAATGAGATGGCAAAGCCAATTGAAGACGCTACTATTGTAGCGAATCAGCTGGCAAAGGGAAATTTTAAAGCGAGAGCTTCTCGTGGGAAAAATGATGAAACTGGGCAACTTAGTAGATCTTTGAATGTACTTGCCCAAAACCTAGATGAGGTAACAAAAACGTATCAGGCTCAACAAGAACGGTTAGAAACGCTTATTGAAAATATGGGCAGTGGTTTAATTTTAATCAATTATAAAGGTGAAATTAGTATCGTTAATAAAACTTGTAGACCGATCTTTCAAGGGGAAATAGACGATTGCTTGCATAAGGTTTACCATGATGTTATTCCACATAAGCAAATCATAAAAATTGTTCAAGAGATTTTCTTAACAGAAAAAGGACAGAGGAAACATATTGTCTTACCTATCCAATTGGAAATGCGTCACTTTGATGTCTATGGTGCACCAATTATTAGTAGTGGCGGTAAAGAGCGATTAAAAGGAATTGTTCTTGTTTTCCATGATATTACAGAATTGAAACGACTCGAGCAAATGCGGAAAGATTTTGTAGCAAATGTTTCACATGAATTAAAGACACCAGTCACTTCGCTGAAAGGATTTACTGAAACGTTGTTAGATGGTGCTGCAAAAGATGAAGAAATCTTGTATCGATTTTTAAAGATTATTTGGGAAGAAAGCGAAAGGCTTCAAAGTTTAATTCAAGATCTATTAGATCTCTCCAAAATTGAACAAAGTCAATTTCAGTTAAATTGGCAACCTGTTGATTTAAGCATTATGGCAGACGATTGTACTTTGATCTTAAGTAACAAGGCCGAAGAAAAGAAATATTCATTAGTAAAAATTGTAAAGGGTCTGGAGTCATTGAAGGAGATCCCTTACGTATTAAGCAAATTATGA
- the hflK gene encoding FtsH protease activity modulator HflK has translation MVTVKQMIVGFLSLIGIAILALFLTTGWYIVDESEQAALITFGKVDEHITEPGLKFKMPWPIQKVEILSRGTFTTTVGYDETNGQVVEYRDEAKMITGDENILLADLVVQWRITNPEKFLFNSNDPEQILFSATSASLRGVIGSSRIDDALTDQRPAIEAQVWDYLVALIETYDIGISVMDVKLQDVELPNEDVRRAFTEVTDAREERLTKINEATKYRNQKMNEAKGEQDAIMSRAEGTRTERLERARGDVARFDALYAEYLINPEVTRSRLVLETLEKVLPNTEIYIMDSSSDTVKYLPIRSLERSAEASPPATTTKPSEGSGN, from the coding sequence ATGGTAACAGTGAAGCAAATGATTGTCGGCTTCCTCTCACTCATCGGAATTGCAATTTTAGCGCTGTTTTTAACGACTGGCTGGTATATAGTTGATGAGTCTGAACAGGCTGCTTTAATTACTTTTGGTAAAGTAGATGAGCACATTACAGAGCCAGGTTTAAAGTTTAAAATGCCTTGGCCAATTCAAAAGGTCGAAATCTTATCAAGAGGTACGTTTACAACAACAGTAGGTTATGATGAGACCAATGGTCAAGTAGTCGAATACCGTGACGAAGCAAAAATGATCACAGGTGATGAAAATATCTTACTTGCTGATTTAGTTGTTCAATGGAGAATTACAAACCCAGAGAAGTTCTTATTTAATTCTAATGATCCTGAACAAATTTTATTCAGTGCAACATCAGCTTCTCTTCGTGGTGTAATTGGAAGTTCAAGGATAGACGATGCCCTAACGGATCAGCGTCCTGCCATTGAGGCTCAAGTTTGGGATTACCTTGTTGCATTAATTGAAACCTATGACATTGGGATTTCGGTTATGGACGTAAAGCTCCAAGATGTTGAATTACCAAATGAAGATGTTAGACGTGCTTTCACAGAAGTTACTGATGCTAGAGAAGAAAGACTAACAAAAATTAATGAAGCTACGAAATATCGTAATCAAAAAATGAATGAAGCAAAAGGTGAGCAAGATGCGATTATGTCAAGAGCTGAGGGGACGCGTACTGAGCGTTTAGAAAGAGCTCGTGGGGATGTCGCAAGATTCGATGCTTTATATGCTGAGTATTTAATAAATCCAGAAGTTACAAGGTCACGCTTAGTACTCGAAACACTGGAAAAAGTGTTACCGAATACGGAAATATATATTATGGATAGCAGTAGTGATACGGTTAAGTATTTGCCGATTCGTTCTCTTGAAAGATCTGCGGAAGCAAGTCCACCTGCAACTACGACAAAGCCTAGTGAAGGGAGTGGAAACTAA
- the citZ gene encoding citrate synthase: protein MSTTRGLEGVVATTSSVSSIIDGVLTYHGFDIDDLANNASFEEVIFLLWNGRLPKEEELVQLTEELASYAEVPQGVIDQMKMYPNEEVHPMAALRTAISILGLYDTEADDQSEEANRRKALKLQAQVQTVVTAFSRIREGKEPVAPRKDLGFAANFLYMLTGEEPDAIAVNAFNKALVLHADHELNASTFTARVCVATLSDMYSGVTAAIGALKGPLHGGANERVMAMLMEIEDVDNVEPYIMNALNNKVKIMGFGHRVYKDGDPRAKHLKEMSKQLTAITGETKWYEMSIKIDEIVTREKGLLPNVDFYSASVYHSLGIKHDLFTPIFAISRMSGWIAHILEQFSNNRLIRPRAEYIGPDKQVYIPIDQR from the coding sequence ATGAGTACAACTCGTGGTCTTGAAGGTGTTGTTGCAACAACGTCGAGCGTAAGCTCAATTATTGATGGGGTTTTAACGTACCATGGTTTTGATATTGATGATTTAGCAAATAATGCAAGCTTTGAGGAAGTAATTTTCCTTCTATGGAACGGTCGTCTTCCTAAGGAAGAGGAATTAGTTCAACTAACAGAGGAATTAGCTAGTTATGCAGAAGTTCCACAGGGTGTTATTGACCAAATGAAGATGTATCCAAATGAAGAGGTTCATCCAATGGCAGCATTACGAACAGCCATTTCAATCTTGGGATTGTACGATACAGAAGCAGATGATCAATCTGAGGAAGCAAATAGAAGAAAAGCCCTAAAGCTGCAAGCGCAAGTGCAAACTGTCGTGACAGCGTTTTCACGTATTCGTGAAGGCAAAGAACCTGTAGCGCCTCGTAAAGATTTAGGTTTTGCTGCAAACTTCCTATACATGCTTACTGGAGAAGAGCCAGATGCAATCGCTGTAAATGCTTTTAATAAAGCATTGGTCCTTCATGCCGATCATGAGTTAAACGCTTCAACATTCACAGCTCGTGTATGTGTTGCGACATTATCTGATATGTACTCTGGTGTTACTGCTGCAATTGGTGCTTTAAAAGGACCTTTACATGGCGGAGCAAACGAAAGAGTAATGGCAATGTTAATGGAGATAGAAGATGTTGACAACGTAGAACCATATATCATGAATGCATTAAATAATAAGGTGAAAATCATGGGCTTCGGTCACCGTGTGTACAAAGATGGTGATCCTCGTGCTAAGCATTTAAAGGAAATGTCAAAACAGTTGACAGCGATTACTGGGGAAACGAAATGGTATGAAATGTCTATTAAAATTGATGAAATTGTAACTCGTGAAAAAGGTTTATTACCAAATGTAGATTTCTACTCAGCTAGTGTATATCATAGCTTAGGAATTAAGCATGATTTGTTCACACCAATCTTTGCGATTAGTAGAATGTCAGGCTGGATTGCACACATTTTAGAACAATTTAGTAATAATCGATTAATTCGTCCTCGCGCAGAGTACATTGGTCCTGACAAGCAAGTTTACATTCCAATCGACCAACGTTAA
- the pyk gene encoding pyruvate kinase, producing MRKTKIVCTIGPASESLEKLTQLINAGMNVARLNFSHGDYEEHGARIKSIREAAAATGKHVAILLDTKGPEIRTNNFENGVAELVAGNEVIISMEEVMGTAEKFSISYEGLVNDVSVGSKILLDDGLIELEVIEVGTTELKTKILNSGTIKNKKGVNVPNVSVNLPGITEKDANDIRFGIEQKVDFIAASFVRRATDVLEIRELLETNGASGIHIIPKIENQEGVDNIDEILEVSDGLMVARGDLGVEIPAEEVPLVQKNLIKKCNSLGKPVITATQMLDSMQRNPRPTRAEASDVANAIFDGTDAIMLSGETAAGTYPVESVQTMNKIAVRAESALKYEEVLKRKGRESQRTITDAISQSVAHTALNLDAAAVVTATESGHTARMISKYRPKSPIVAVTHSEEVCRKLALAWGVYPQLGTKATSTDEMLEIAVQEAVKTDFIDHGDLIVISAGVPVGETGTTNLMKVHVVGEVVAKGQGIGRKTATGTVVVAKTASDAIAKMKDGAILVTVATDKDMMEAFEKAGAVITEEGGLTSHAAVVGLTLGIPVIVGVNHATDQFEDGDEITVDSTRGNIYKGHASIL from the coding sequence ATGAGAAAAACAAAAATAGTATGTACAATTGGTCCGGCAAGTGAGAGTTTAGAAAAGTTAACACAACTAATAAATGCAGGTATGAATGTGGCGCGTTTAAACTTTTCCCATGGTGATTACGAAGAGCATGGAGCTAGAATTAAGTCCATCCGTGAAGCAGCAGCAGCTACAGGAAAACACGTAGCGATTTTACTTGATACAAAAGGTCCTGAAATTCGTACAAATAATTTTGAAAATGGAGTTGCAGAGTTAGTAGCAGGAAATGAAGTTATTATTTCTATGGAAGAAGTTATGGGTACTGCTGAGAAATTTTCAATTTCGTACGAAGGTCTTGTTAATGATGTTAGTGTTGGTTCAAAAATTCTATTAGACGACGGGTTAATTGAACTTGAAGTCATTGAGGTTGGAACTACTGAATTAAAAACAAAGATTTTAAATAGTGGGACGATCAAAAATAAAAAAGGTGTTAATGTACCGAATGTAAGCGTAAATTTACCTGGTATTACTGAAAAGGATGCCAATGATATTCGCTTTGGGATCGAACAAAAAGTTGACTTTATTGCGGCATCATTTGTACGTCGTGCAACAGACGTATTGGAAATTCGTGAGCTTTTGGAAACGAATGGAGCAAGTGGTATTCACATCATTCCTAAAATTGAAAATCAAGAAGGTGTGGACAACATTGACGAAATCTTAGAGGTTTCGGATGGATTAATGGTTGCACGTGGTGACCTTGGTGTAGAAATACCAGCAGAAGAAGTGCCATTAGTGCAAAAGAACTTAATCAAAAAATGTAACTCACTAGGAAAACCAGTAATTACAGCAACACAAATGTTAGACTCTATGCAAAGAAACCCTCGTCCGACTCGCGCTGAAGCAAGTGATGTTGCGAACGCCATTTTTGATGGTACAGATGCAATCATGCTATCTGGAGAAACTGCTGCTGGTACGTACCCTGTCGAGTCTGTGCAAACTATGAATAAAATTGCCGTTCGAGCAGAATCTGCGTTAAAATATGAAGAAGTGTTAAAAAGAAAAGGACGAGAAAGTCAAAGAACAATCACGGATGCAATCAGTCAATCGGTTGCTCATACTGCTCTTAACTTAGACGCTGCAGCCGTGGTTACAGCTACTGAGAGTGGTCATACAGCAAGAATGATCTCAAAATATCGTCCAAAATCACCGATCGTCGCTGTAACACATTCAGAAGAAGTTTGCCGTAAGTTAGCATTAGCTTGGGGTGTTTATCCGCAGTTGGGTACAAAGGCTACCTCAACTGATGAGATGCTTGAAATTGCCGTTCAAGAAGCAGTAAAAACTGATTTTATTGATCATGGAGACTTAATTGTGATTTCAGCTGGTGTGCCAGTTGGTGAAACAGGTACAACGAACCTAATGAAAGTTCATGTAGTTGGCGAAGTTGTTGCTAAAGGACAAGGCATCGGGCGCAAGACAGCGACTGGTACAGTTGTTGTTGCAAAAACGGCTAGTGATGCTATCGCTAAAATGAAGGACGGAGCTATTCTTGTAACTGTTGCTACAGACAAAGACATGATGGAAGCCTTTGAAAAAGCAGGAGCGGTAATTACCGAAGAAGGTGGTTTAACGAGCCATGCAGCTGTTGTTGGTTTAACCCTTGGTATTCCTGTCATTGTTGGAGTAAACCATGCTACAGACCAATTTGAAGACGGTGATGAGATTACCGTAGACAGTACTAGAGGCAATATCTACAAAGGTCATGCCAGTATTTTATAA
- a CDS encoding MaoC/PaaZ C-terminal domain-containing protein, with the protein MFNKKRRLGRKIHSMKVGEKLELSKKIEDKDILLYLGLTDDANPIFIQHDYASQTPFQKPIVPQIMITGIISSAISKYLPGPGSSIVNQHLSFPKPLYHYGTLTLLLETTVVNEDEHYIELRIEGKDEFGSIVVEGTMGICPPHELKPIAYNTGTFENF; encoded by the coding sequence TTGTTTAACAAAAAACGTAGATTAGGTAGAAAAATTCATTCTATGAAGGTTGGGGAAAAACTAGAGCTATCGAAAAAAATTGAGGATAAAGATATCCTATTATATTTAGGTTTAACAGATGATGCTAATCCAATTTTTATCCAACACGATTATGCATCACAAACACCATTTCAAAAACCAATCGTACCACAAATAATGATAACAGGAATAATTTCATCCGCGATTTCAAAATACCTTCCTGGTCCTGGGAGTTCGATAGTAAATCAACATTTAAGCTTCCCTAAACCACTATATCATTATGGAACATTAACATTGCTACTTGAAACAACAGTAGTTAATGAAGATGAACATTATATAGAATTAAGAATTGAAGGCAAAGATGAATTTGGATCGATCGTTGTAGAAGGTACGATGGGAATTTGTCCACCACACGAGCTAAAACCGATTGCATACAATACCGGTACATTTGAGAATTTTTAG
- a CDS encoding FxsA family protein, protein MLRIFILLLIVVPALEIGVLVLSGNTIGIPWTILLVIFTGVLGAWLAKKEGLQTIRLAQLQLQQGQIPSGIILDGLCILVGGVVLLTPGFITDLIGFFLLIPSTRTIAKGFFQKVFDRMLKNGSIIINRR, encoded by the coding sequence ATGTTAAGAATTTTTATTTTACTATTAATCGTCGTTCCAGCCCTAGAAATAGGTGTTCTCGTTCTTTCGGGTAATACAATCGGTATACCATGGACAATTCTATTAGTGATTTTTACAGGTGTATTAGGAGCCTGGTTAGCAAAAAAGGAAGGGTTACAAACAATTCGGTTAGCACAGCTCCAATTACAGCAAGGGCAAATTCCTAGTGGAATTATCTTAGATGGATTATGTATTTTAGTAGGAGGAGTGGTTCTCCTCACCCCAGGGTTTATAACAGACTTAATTGGCTTTTTTCTATTAATACCGAGCACGAGAACAATTGCAAAAGGATTTTTCCAAAAAGTATTTGATAGAATGTTAAAAAATGGATCAATTATTATTAACCGAAGATAG
- the ytvI gene encoding sporulation integral membrane protein YtvI, with translation MNSNYFQILLKLIFVLVIIVGIFLTIFFAFKIAYPFIFGLILAFFLNPLVNFLQEKARITRWLSVTIVLVCLLATTIASITFLLSEIIMGTNYLSQSVPFHFQTLIYSFQDMFTSRIIPIYEQISTLFYSLESDHQATILAYIETITVQITSTASLTIQSLLTGISDFLLGLPNLASVIIFSLLATFFISKDWYKLVFIFRKWIPDVIVDRTKDVMISLKKAFFGFLFAQLTLISITCCIVLIGLLVLKVEYPITIALIIAVVDLLPYLGTGLIFLPWIFYSFFSGQLPLTIGLSVLYGVVVIQRQIMEPKILSSSIGVDPLATLVSLFIGYKLFGFLGLIIGPVLLVFIQTLHNAHVFRDLRNYILKKG, from the coding sequence TTGAATTCAAACTACTTTCAAATTCTACTGAAACTCATTTTCGTTCTAGTAATCATAGTCGGTATTTTCTTAACTATATTTTTTGCATTTAAGATAGCATATCCTTTTATATTCGGACTTATTTTGGCCTTTTTCTTAAATCCTCTTGTTAATTTTCTTCAAGAAAAAGCAAGGATAACTAGATGGCTCTCTGTTACAATCGTCCTTGTTTGCTTACTTGCAACTACCATTGCTTCAATAACTTTTTTGCTATCAGAAATTATCATGGGAACAAATTACTTATCACAATCTGTCCCATTCCATTTTCAAACACTGATCTATAGTTTTCAGGATATGTTCACTAGTAGAATCATTCCTATTTATGAACAGATTTCTACTTTATTCTATTCCTTAGAGAGTGATCATCAAGCAACAATCCTAGCATATATTGAAACAATTACTGTACAGATTACATCTACCGCTAGTTTAACTATTCAATCCTTATTAACTGGTATTTCTGACTTTCTGTTAGGATTACCTAATTTAGCATCTGTAATCATTTTTTCTTTATTGGCAACGTTTTTCATTAGTAAAGATTGGTATAAACTTGTTTTTATTTTTAGAAAATGGATTCCGGATGTTATCGTTGATAGAACAAAAGATGTGATGATTAGTTTAAAGAAAGCGTTCTTTGGATTTCTGTTTGCCCAACTAACTTTGATCTCCATTACTTGTTGTATCGTGTTGATTGGCTTACTCGTTTTAAAAGTTGAATACCCTATAACAATTGCTCTTATTATTGCGGTCGTTGACCTGCTCCCCTATTTAGGAACAGGATTAATATTTCTCCCTTGGATTTTTTATAGTTTTTTTTCAGGACAATTACCATTGACCATTGGATTATCTGTTCTTTATGGGGTGGTTGTTATCCAACGGCAGATCATGGAGCCCAAAATTCTCTCCTCTAGTATCGGCGTTGATCCTTTAGCTACTTTAGTTTCGTTATTTATTGGGTACAAGCTTTTTGGTTTTTTAGGGTTAATCATTGGACCGGTTCTCCTGGTCTTTATCCAAACATTGCATAATGCACACGTTTTTCGAGATTTGCGTAATTATATATTAAAAAAAGGTTGA